TTGTTGCCCCGGCAAACCCGAACCTGTACCACCCACACCCTTCCAGAGTGGTCGCCACTCCAGGCCACGTGGTGTTCGCCATCGCTGGGCTCGCCGTCACCGACCAGTAATGGATGTTGGCATTGCTCCAGGAAGACGGTTTCTTGAAATGCAACGTGATCCCGCTCGGAGGCAGCACTGGGGTGGCACTTGCCGTCACCCCGCTGGATTCCGTCCCCGCACTGTTGATGGAGACCACTTTGTAGTTGTAGGTCGTCCCATTCGTTAACCCAGTTGCCGTAAAGCTCAAACTGGTTTTGGGGAGGGCCGTAGAGGTCAACAGCGTGTACGTGGTCTGCGCACTGGTCTTCTGGTACACCCTGTACCCACTCACCTGACAATCGGTAGAGGCGGTCCAGCTCAGGCCCACCTGCCCATTCCCTGCCGTCGAAGTCAGGGCCGTGGGATTGCCCACCGTGCTGGTGTTGCTGCAAGAGTTCACATCACTCCAGCTGCTGGTCGCGGGATCGTAGGTGCCCTCTTTGACCACCCGATACAAATCGGGGGTTTTGTTGGCGGTGTTGCCAGGGTCCACAAACAGCAGGTTGGCGGAACTGGC
Above is a window of Deinococcus roseus DNA encoding:
- a CDS encoding starch-binding protein: QANGNLQVYYKKPTAWGNANIHYWNTVATPALPATTWPGRPTTDAGNGWVTYSLPGTTSTNLLFVNSANTTQKTADLSRNRDGWFNGTTWYETNPDVAGAGLTVHFKKPAAWSKANIHFWNVAAQPVLAGSTFPGVAMIDEGNGSYKYTFANASSANLLFVDPGNTANKTPDLYRVVKEGTYDPATSSWSDVNSCSNTSTVGNPTALTSTAGNGQVGLSWTASTDCQVSGYRVYQKTSAQTTYTLLTSTALPKTSLSFTATGLTNGTTYNYKVVSINSAGTESSGVTASATPVLPPSGITLHFKKPSSWSNANIHYWSVTASPAMANTTWPGVATTLEGCGWYRFGFAGATNVNALFVDPANTSVKTPDLTGRTADGWYDGNTGTWVSAPA